One window from the genome of Myxocyprinus asiaticus isolate MX2 ecotype Aquarium Trade chromosome 30, UBuf_Myxa_2, whole genome shotgun sequence encodes:
- the LOC127421550 gene encoding protein PALS2-like isoform X1: protein MILTVGETFSNGASSNSDARGIGETGEGVPEVPEGADSSGAMQQVLENLGELPSTTGAKDLDLIFLKGIMESPIVRSLAKAHERLEDVKLEAVQENNVELVTEILGDISGLSVRDDSAAELSKILQEPHFQSLLEAHDIVASKCYEAPPPPELTNDAAVNNALLQADAVRMIGIRKKAGEPLGVTFRMDKGDLVIARILHGGLIDRQGLLHVGDIIKEVNGKDVGNNPTELQEMLKDCSGGITLKILPSYRDAPAPPQVYVQPHFDYNPSNDNLIPCREAGLAFKRGDILQIVNREDPNWWQACHLVGGATGLIPSQFLEEKRKAFVPRDLDGAGILCGTMTGKKKKKMMYLTAKNSEFDRHELQIYEEVARMPPFQRKTLVLIGAQGVGRRSLKNRLVVLHPTRFGNTVPHTSRRPREDERDGLSYRFVTRLEMEMDIKAGRYLEHGEYDGNLYGTKIDSIHEVVNTGRTCILDVNPQALKVLKTAEFMPYVVFIAAPEFDTLKAMHKAVVDAGITTKQLGDVDLKKTVDESARILRAYRHYFDLIIVNDNLDCAFETLQSAVDKLCNEPQWVPVSWVY, encoded by the exons ATGATTTTAACTGTAGGTGAAACATTCTCAAACGGAGCAAGTTCTAACTCGGATGCCAGGGGGATCGGAGAAACTGGGGAGGGGGTGCCAGAGGTCCCTGAGGGAGCAGACTCTTCAGGAG CTATGCAGCAGGTGTTGGAAAACCTGGGTGAGTTGCCCTCCACCACAGGGGCTAAAGACCTTGACCTCATCTTCCTCAAAGGCATCATGGAGAGCCCTATCGTACGCTCGCTGGCCAAG GCACATGAGCGTTTGGAGGATGTAAAGTTGGAGGCAGTACAAGAGAATAATGTTGAGCTTGTGACTGAGATTCTGGGTGACATCAGCGGACTGAGTGTACGAGATGACAGCGCAGCAGAGCTCTCCAAAATCCTGCAGGAACCTCACTTTCAG TCTCTTCTGGAGGCCCATGACATTGTGGCATCTAAATGCTATGAGGCCCCACCCCCTCCTGAATTAACCAATGATGCAGCAGTGAACAATGCTCTCTTGCAGGCTGATGCAGTCAGGATGATTGGTATCCGTAAGAAAGCAGGAGAACCACTG GGTGTGACCTTCCGAATGGACAAGGGGGACCTGGTGATTGCTCGGATTCTTCACGGAGGGCTGATTGACAGGCAGGGGCTGCTACATGTGGGTGACATCATAAAGGAGGTGAATGGGAAGGATGTTGGCAATAATCCTACTGAGCTTCAGGAGATGCTAAAAGATTGTAGTGGAGGAATAACACTGAAAATACTGCCCAGCTATAGAGatgctccagcaccaccacag GTATACGTGCAACCACATTTTGACTACAATCCATCCAATGACAATCTAATACCATGCAGAGAGGCGGGGCTTGCTTTCAAAAGGGGTGATATCCTGCAGATTGTCAACCGGGAAGACCCAAACTGGTGGCAG GCATGCCATTTGGTGGGAGGAGCTACCGGGCTGATTCCTAGTCAGTTCCTggaagaaaagagaaaagcatttGTTCCTAGAGACTTGGATGGAGCAG GAATCCTGTGTGGAACAATGACtgggaaaaagaagaagaagatgatgtATCTTACAGCTAAGAATTCAG AATTTGACCGACATGAACTTCAAATCTATGAAGAGGTAGCACGTATGCCGCCATTTCAGAGAAAAACCCTCGTTCTGATTGGAGCACAGGGAGTGGGCCGTCGTAGCTTAAAAAACAGACTAGTTGTATTACATCCCACCCGCTTTGGTAACACTGTACCAC ACACGTCTCGGCGGCCCCGTGAAGATGAGCGAGATGGTCTGTCGTATAGATTTGTAACACGGTTAGAGATGGAGATGGACATTAAGGCTGGCCGTTACCTGGAACACGGAGAATATGATGGCAACCTCTATGGCACTAAAATCGATTCCATCCACGAGGTGGTCAATACTGGGCGCACCTGTATTCTAGATGTCAATCCTCAG GCTCTGAAGGTGTTGAAAACAGCAGAGTTTATGCCATATGTTGTGTTCATCGCAGCACCAGAGTTTGACACACTGAAGGCAATGCACAAAGCTGTGGTTGATGCTGGAATCACTACCAAACAGCTCGGA